CCGATGAAAGAGGAATGGATATTGTCGATAAAAGAGCAGGCAGACAAACAAGGTGCATTGTTCTTTTTCAAGCAATGGGGAAGCATCGGCAGGGATGGTGTTTATCGAAGCGTAGAGCGCAACGGTAGCGAGTTGCAAGGAAAAACATATAAAGCCATGCCCGCGGTGAACAGGCATACGTTGTTCGGGTAGGCTGGCAATATATGAATAGACAGAGGACAGACATTTTCGAGTGGCCTATATTCTATACCGCTCGACAATGTTTGTCCTTTTCTCTTGGGTAGGATATATACTGCCCACGAACAGATACATGAACTAAAGCCCCTCCCCATTGTCAAATGTGAAATCAATAAAAAAGCCATGAAAACATTGGACAGAAAGGCAGCAGAAATCTTACGAGGATTATTGGCCCTACAAACCACAAAAATTGACAACACAGACGGAGTGTATATGCCTGTTCATATCGAAATCATCGACAGAACCGAGAACTACACCCACATTTCGCTGGCTCATTACGGCCAACAGAATGGAGATGCCATGCGTGACCCTGAAATGATTATCGCCCTGCACAAAGAATCACAGCAGTTCATTCCTTACTACTACCGCAACGATTATATGGGTATGGAGCAGTACAGCGTTAGATGGACAAACGAGGGCATTTTGCTGAACCGTCGTTTACAGGCAGACCACACGACATTCGCTAATCAATGGCTCCGTAATATCGCTACACAACAGCACCTATTATGACTGCACGGCGATTGGTGGA
This Alistipes shahii WAL 8301 DNA region includes the following protein-coding sequences:
- a CDS encoding DUF6908 domain-containing protein → MKTLDRKAAEILRGLLALQTTKIDNTDGVYMPVHIEIIDRTENYTHISLAHYGQQNGDAMRDPEMIIALHKESQQFIPYYYRNDYMGMEQYSVRWTNEGILLNRRLQADHTTFANQWLRNIATQQHLL